From Dendropsophus ebraccatus isolate aDenEbr1 chromosome 10, aDenEbr1.pat, whole genome shotgun sequence:
AAAACAGCCAAAAATGAGATCACTGAGAGATTATAGAGACAATAACTTGGATCTGGGTAATAACACAGAGCTGGGCAATAACACAGGGCTGGGTGATAACACAGAGCCGGGCAATAACACAGGGCTGGGTGATAACACAGAGCCGGGCAATAACACAGAGCTGGGCAATAACACGGAGCCGAATAATAACACAGAGCTGGGCAATAACACGGAGCCGAATAATAACACAGGGCTGGGCAATAACACAGAGCCGGGCAATAACATGGAGCTGGGCAATAACACAGATCCGGGCAATAAAACGGGGCTGGGCAATAACACAGAGCCGGGCAATAACATGGAGCTGGGCAATAACACAGAGCCGGGCAATAACATGGAGCCGGGCAATAACACAGGGCTGGGTGATAACACAGAGCCGGGCAATAACACGGAGCCGGGCAATAACATGGAGCCGGGCAATAACACGGAGCCGGGCAATAACATGGAGCCGGGCAATAACACAGAGCCGGGCAATAACATGGTGCTGGGCAATAACACAGAGCCGGGCAATAACATGGAGCTGGGCAATAAAACAGAGCCGGGCAATAACACAGGGCTGGGCAATAACACGGAGCCGAATAATAACACAGGGCTGGGCTATAACACAGAGCCGGGCAATAACACGGAGCTGGGCAATAACACGAGCCGAATAATAACACAGAGCCGGGCAATAACACAGGGCTGGGTGATAACACAGAGCCAGGCAATAACATGGAGCTGGGCAATAACACAGAGCCGGGCAATAACATGGAGCTGGGCAATAACACAGAGCCGGGCAATAACATGGAGCTGGGCAATAACACAGAGCCGGGCAATAACATGGAGCTGGGCAATAACACGGAGCCGAATAATAACACAGGGCTGGGCTATAACACAGAGCCGGGCAATAACACAGAGCTGGGCAATAACACGAGCCGAATAATAACACAGGGCTGGGTGATAACACAGAGCCGGGCAATAACACGGAGCTGGGCAATAACACAGAGCTGGGCAATAACACAGAGCCAAATAATAACACAGGGCTGGGCAATAACACGGAGCTGGGCAATAACATGGAGCCGAATAATAACACAGGGCTGGGCAATAACACAGGGCTGGGTGATAACACAGAGCCGGGCAATAACACAGGGCTGGGTGATAACACAGAGCCGGGCAATAACATGGAGCTGGGCAATAACACAGAGCCGGGCAATAAAACGGGGCTGGGCAATAACACGGGGCTGGGTAATAACACAGAGCCGGCCAATAACACAGAGCCGGGCAATAACATGGAGCTGGGCAATAACACAGAGCCGGGCAATAAAACGGGGCTGGGCAATAACACGGAGCTGGGCAATAACATGGAGCAGGGCAATAGCACGGAGCCAAATAATAACACAGGGCTGGGCAATAATATGGAGCCGGGCAATAACATGGAGCCGAATAATAACACAGGGCTGGGCAATAATACGGAGCCGGGCAATAACACAGGGCTGGGTAATAACACGGAGCCGGGCAATAACACGGAGGCGGGCAATAACATGGAGCTGGGCAATAACACAGAGCCGGGCAATAACACCGGGCTGGGCAATAACACAGGGCTGGGCAATAACACAGGGCTGGGTAATAACACAGAGACGGGCAATAACATGGAGCTGGGCAATAACACAGAGCCAAATAATAACACACGGCTGGGAAATAACACAGGGCTGGGCAATAACATGGAGCTGGGCAATAACACGGAGCTGGGTAATAACACAGAGATGGGTAACAACACAGGACTGGGTAATAACATGGAGCCAGGCAATAGCACAGAGCCGGGCAATAACACAGGGCTGGGTAATAACACGGAGCCGGGCAATAACACGGAGGCGGGCAATAACATGGAGCTGGGCAATAACACAGAGCTGGGCAATAACACAGGGCTGGGCAATAACACAGGGCTGGGCAATAACACAGGGCTGGGTAATAACACAGAGACGGGCAATAACATGGAGCTGGGCAATAACACAGAGCCGAATAATAACACACGGCTGGGAAATAACACAGGGCTGGGCAATAACATGGAGCTGGGCAATAACACGGAGCTGGGTAATAACACAGAGATGGGTAACAACACAGGACTGGGTAATAACATGGAGCCAGGCAATAGCACAGAGCCGGGCAATAACACAGGGCTGGGTAATAACACGGAGCTGGGCAATAACACAGAGCTGGGCAATAACACGGGGCTGGGCAATAACACAGAGCCGGGCAATAACACGGGGCTGGGCAATAACACAGAGCTGGGCAATAACACAGAGCCAGGCAATAACACGGGGCTGGGCAATAACATGGAGCTGGGCAATAACACGGGGCTGGGCAATAACACAGAGCTGGGCAATAACACAGAGCTGGGCAATAACACGGGGCTGGGCAATAACACAGAGCTGGGCAATAACACAGAGCCAGGCAATAACACGGGGCTGGGCAATAACATGGAGCTGGGCAATAACACGGGGCTGGGCAATAACACAGAGCTGGGCAATAACACGGAGCCGGGCAATAACATGGAGCCGAATAATAACACAGGGCTGGGTAATAACACGGAGTCGGGCAATAATACGGAGCCGGGCAATAACACAGGGCTGGGTAATAACACGGAGCCGGGCAATAACACAGAGCCAGGCAATGACATGGAGCTGGGCAATAACACAGAGCCGGGCAATAACACGGAGCTTGGCAATAACACAGGGCTGGGCAATAACACGGAGCCGGGAAATAACACGGAGCCGGGCAATAACACAGGGCTGGGCAATAACACAGAGCCGGGAAATAACATGGAGCTGGGAAATAACACAGAGCCGGGCAATAACTCAGGGCTGGGTAATAACACGGAGCTGGGAATAACACAGAGCCGGGCAATAACACAGGGCGGGGCAATAACACGGGGCTGGGAAATAACACGGAGCTGGGTAATAACACAGAGCCGGACAATAACATGGAGCTGGGCAATAACATGGAGCTGGGCAATAACACAGAGCTGGGTAATAACATGGAGCTGGGTGATAACATGGAACTAGGTAATAAGATGGAACGGGGCAATAACACAGAGCTGGGCAATAACATGGAGCTGGGTAATAAGACAGAGCTGGGCAACAACATAAAGCTGGGTAATAAGATGGAACGGGGCAATAACACAGAGCTGGGCAATAACATGGAGCTGGGTAATAACACGGAGCTGGGTAATAAGATGGAACGGGGCAATAACACAGAACTGGGCAATAACAAGGAGCTGGGTAATAACACAGCTGGGCAATAACATGAAGCTGGGTACTAACAAGGAGCCTTCCTGCTAAAGGAGACTACTGCCATTGGGGGATCCAGCTGCAATGAAATGGGgcacttggtgtgtacaatggttaggtaggtggtcggtgtcacagtaaccttcacatgatgccaggacacaaggtctccagcagaacattcccatcacactgccccgccatcttgtcttcttcccatagtgcttcctggtgccatctctcccCCAGGTGATGCACACGCACaccacatgatggagaacatgACCCATCAGGCTGGACCCCTTCATCCATACCTCTACGCTCCAGTTATGACCATAGACAGCAGGAAGTTTTTTAAcagtttgctctacagcagctcttctgtgggatcatcatccatcatccatccccgCACACACATCTGTGAGCCTTGGACTCCTATGCGTCAGTCTAGGGTTTCAGGTTGTGCTTCCTTGGCCCCCATGACCCTGGCTTCAGTCCCTGAATGTCCTTCCTTGGGCCCCATGACCCTGGCCTCAGTCCCTGATTGTCCTTCCTTGAGCACCCATGACCCTGGCCTCAGTCCCTGATTGTCCTTCCTTGGGCCCCATAACCCTGGCCTCAGTCCCTGATTGTCCTTCCTTGGGTCCCCATGACCCTGGCCTCAGACCCTGATTGTCCTTCCTTGAGCACCCATGACCCTGGCCTCAGTCCCTGATTATCCTTCCTTGGGTCCCATGACCCTGGCCTCAGTCCCTGATTGTCCTTCCTTGAGCACCCATGACCCTGGCCTCAGTCCCTGATTGTCCTTCCTTGGGCCGCATAACCCTGGCCTCAGTCCCTGATTGTCCTTCCTTGGGTCCCCATGACCCTGGCCTCAGTCCCTGATTGTCCTTCCTTGGGCCCCATAACCCTGGCCTCAGTCCCTGATTGTCCTTCCTTGGGTCCCCATGACCCTGGCCTCAGTCCCTGATTGTCCTTCCTTGGGCCCCCATGACCCTGGCCTCAGTCCCTGATTGTCCTTCCTTGGGCCCCATGACCCTGGCCTCATTTCCTGCACCACATCCCACAAGACACCCAATGTTGGAGATGCTCAGACCCTGGCGTGTACAATCTGGCCCAGAGACAAAACCCTTTAAGGACTTTTTTTGAAGTACAACTAGAACCaatcaatgtactgtatataaaagtcACAAGGAAGAATTAAAACCAGGTTATCCCTATATATGGTATGTCCTAGTTTTACAACCATTCTATATGGGAACAAATCATATTTCCTCTTTGTgccctttaaaaaaatctaatcagaaagtaaaaattcataaaaatataGGAAAGTTCAAGAAAGCATCGGGGAAAAGGGAAAGGTCATTTGTTGGCTTTTGTGTAATTTTAATTTGGAAAAGGTTGCACTAGTTACAATATCCGGTAAATGTATACACCGAGAGGGATTCAATGCACCAGGGCCCCGGCTTCACCAATCTATGGCTCAAGTTCCCCCCAGGTCCTATTGGCAGGAGCTCTCTGAACAGACAAGAGTTGCTTTAGGGAATCATTTTTCAAGTGTCAGAATGGATTTAATTCTTCCTTATCCTTCTTGATTCCTATGAAAGAAGAGAAAAATGTGCAGACTGTGCCGACTGAGCTCTACCTGGAGAAGCCGACGTAACGGGAGGAAAAAGAGAAGGATAATTCTGAGCTATTTCACCTACACAACAACTCAACCATCCGAATTAGAATGAGTCAATGGATATGGTTTCTATGGAACGTTCTTTCAGTCCTCATTCCCATTCAGTGTTGGTGCGGCCATTGTGCTGTGGCAGGATTGTAATGGAATAACCAATTGGATACATTCTGTCACCGGAATGTTGAATTTTGGAAACCTCATGAGTAGACAAGATTgttcaaaaaaaagttttatggaCTATTGTCTAGATACACAAAAAAGTAGCATTAATGGCGTCCATTTGTTGGGTGTGGCCAGCGATCATCAGAAAGGGAGTGCCCCATCCTTAAATAAACATGAGCGTTCAGTCCTACAGATAACACATTCCAGGTTTGATATTGAATGATTCATATTATTGAGGAGTCATAAAGAGTAGAATGTCTTTAGGGGATCCCCAGAGGAGGGATAGGTCGTGCTGAGTGAGCCACACggccgaacccaaacactcggaATTCAGTTCCCGGCGTCTGAAGAAATGGGATGCTGTCCTAGGGCAGTCAGAAAAAcctggataaagcctatggcctatggctgtatccatgttttccaggactctataGGGCAGATGCCAGGAGTCCTGTCAGGAAAATGTTGTGTGTTCGGATTTTTCCATGTGGCTGAacctggatttttttctttttgctcaaCACTATTGATAGGACATGATTGTTGGCGGTCCGAGAGTTACAATGCAGTTCTGACGTGTAATTCTGGGTTCACATAACTCCGTTCAACTAACGGAAATGCTGGATGTGAAAGTTGGATTTATTGCCCCCAGAATCCCCTCTAGTGCCCCATAGAGTAAAATGACCAGACCCGAACCTGTGGCCATTCCAGCACAATTGCCCTCTTGGGTGGTAGATCTTGGTCCAAAAACACCACATTCAACACTATTACAACCTGGTACAACTACGCTGAATAGTTACTGTACCAGACTGCTGGACATATGAGAACCAATGTAATAccaaacccagctctgctacatctaacaaatatatatatatcattactgCTACATGTGAATGCTGCTTTCTTCCATTTCTCCTGTATAGAGAATAACAATCCCTCGGCCGAGGCCACTTTGTGAGAAGAGTTCAGCTCCTCTGGCCGTCTGGACGCAGTCACTCGGTAGCCCGTCCTAATGTTAGCTGATGCTCTCATTACCAGCAGATAGACCGAGCTATTGATCCACTTTAttgataattttatttttattgcaacATGAATGCATTAGTATATTTTAATGATGGTTAATATTGTATGATAATGATCCGCCTTCCCATTCTGAGCATTTTAATTTCACCCATAGCAGCAAATTAAGGGAGGACGAACCTGGCAATAATTACGCGGCTTATATTAAAGCTCCGCGTGGAGCCAAGTCCATAGACGTGCCATAGTATTAATTATTACTAGCGCTACATTTATAAATCTGCTGACCAAGAACGGACAAGATGACTTCTTATAAAAATGACTCATGGATTGTCCCAGAGGATGAGAGGGAAAACCTGGGGAGAGAACCCAACCAGATGACTGATCCAACAGGACCCTCGTCCATTGTGACTATGATAGGGGTCTTCACACTCCGCCCCAGGATAGAGCCGTCTATGGGAGACTCCATCACTGACACTAAAGGTAACTTATAGGGAAGAGCGAGAAGAGGCAGTCGCCATCCAGCTGGAGGGCATTGGACGTTCTCAGctcgattggggggggggggggcactataaatGAAGTCAAAACATACTAAAGTTATTACCAAATTGTTCCACAAGTCTGATGAGACACAAAGGGGTCCTGGTGAACATTAAAGTCAAGAAGCCAAGCAAGAATATCACAATAGGAAGGAGCAGTATACAACACCTACATATATCCTACAACACCAACCATATCACATGGGCAAAGTAGATcggtttttcatcagttttcccCTAGGTTTCAGTTGTCCAGCTGCTATGATGTACACACAGGGGAGGGATCTGCTCCCCTACAGCTCTATAGCGGTGTAATGTGTAGCACATGTGGACCCGCTGTGTGGAACAGGCCGAGTGTAGGTGGTCAGCAGGACAGCTGGTCAAGGAGAGAATCAGGACAGTACCAGCCATGAGAAAGAAGTGTGGTCAGTCAGGCCaagggtcagggcaggtggcttcAGAGACAGGAGACAGGACAGGCAAATGGTACAGACAGGTAAGACAGGACAGGCAGACAGGTCAGACAGGTCAGACAGGACAGGCAGACGGTACAGACAGGACAGGCAGACGGTACAGACAGGTCAGACAGGACAGGCAGACGGTACAGACAGGTCAGACAGGACAGGCAGACAGTACAGACAGGACAGGCAGACGGTACAGACAGGTCAGACAGGACAGGCAGACGGTACAGACAGGTCAGACAGGACAGGCAGACAGTACAGACAGGACAGGCAGACGGTACAGAGAGGTCAGACAGGACAGGCAGACGGTACAGACAGGTCAGACAGGACAGGCAGACAGTACAGACAGGACAGGCAGACGGTACAAACAGGTCAGACAGGACAGGCAGACGGTACAGACAGGACAGGCAGACAGGACAGGCAGACGGTACAGACAGGT
This genomic window contains:
- the LOC138766622 gene encoding putative per-hexamer repeat protein 5 codes for the protein MRSLRDYRDNNLDLGNNTELGNNTGLGDNTEPGNNTGLGDNTEPGNNTELGNNTEPNNNTELGNNTEPNNNTGLGNNTEPGNNMELGNNTDPGNKTGLGNNTEPGNNMELGNNTEPGNNMEPGNNTGLGDNTEPGNNTEPGNNMEPGNNTEPGNNMEPGNNTEPGNNMVLGNNTEPGNNMELGNKTEPGNNTGLGNNTEPNNNTGLGYNTEPGNNTELGLGDNTEPGNNTELGNNTELGNNTEPNNNTGLGNNTELGNNMEPNNNTGLGNNTGLGDNTEPGNNTGLGDNTEPGNNMELGNNTEPGNKTGLGNNTGLGNNTEPANNTEPGNNMELGNNTEPGNKTGLGNNTELGNNMEQGNSTEPNNNTGLGNNMEPGNNMEPNNNTGLGNNTEPGNNTGLGNNTEPGNNTEAGNNMELGNNTEPGNNTGLGNNTGLGNNTGLGNNTETGNNMELGNNTEPNNNTRLGNNTGLGNNMELGNNTELGNNTEMGNNTGLGNNMEPGNSTEPGNNTGLGNNTEPGNNTEAGNNMELGNNTELGNNTGLGNNTGLGNNTGLGNNTETGNNMELGNNTEPNNNTRLGNNTGLGNNMELGNNTELGNNTEMGNNTGLGNNMEPGNSTEPGNNTGLGNNTELGNNTELGNNTGLGNNTEPGNNTGLGNNTELGNNTEPGNNTGLGNNMELGNNTGLGNNTELGNNTELGNNTGLGNNTELGNNTEPGNNTGLGNNMELGNNTGLGNNTELGNNTEPGNNMEPNNNTGLGNNTESGNNTEPGNNTGLGNNTEPGNNTEPGNDMELGNNTEPGNNTELGNNTGLGNNTEPGNNTEPGNNTGLGNNTEPGNNMELGNNTEPGNNSGLEPDNNMELGNNMELGNNTELGNNMELGDNMELGNKMERGNNTELGNNMELGNKTELGNNIKLGNKMERGNNTELGNNMELGNNTELGNKMERGNNTELGNNKELEDERENLGREPNQMTDPTGPSSIVTMIGVFTLRPRIEPSMGDSITDTKGGAYMSTSVCSAGVLGSHPTKCNTRKEFVCSIRVSVGFLQVLRFPPTPKTYRLATFRLKKRPSGDQGSVVTLIPKCYE